Proteins from a genomic interval of Pseudomonas silesiensis:
- the murU gene encoding N-acetylmuramate alpha-1-phosphate uridylyltransferase MurU, with product MKAMILAAGKGERMRPLTLTTPKPLVRAGGVPLIEYHLHALAAAGFTEIVINHAWLGQQIEDYLGDGSQYGVSIQYSPEGEPLETGGGILRALPLLGSEAFLVVNGDIWTDYDFSVLHRPIAGLAHLVLADNPAHHPVGDFNLIDGQVRDGQPGSATLTYSGIAVLHPLLFAGCVAGAFKLAPLLRTAMADGQVTGEHLNGVWVDVGTHERLAEVDTLIEARR from the coding sequence ATGAAGGCGATGATTCTGGCGGCAGGTAAAGGCGAGCGCATGCGCCCGTTGACCCTGACCACGCCAAAGCCGCTGGTTCGTGCCGGCGGGGTGCCGCTGATCGAGTATCACCTGCACGCGCTCGCCGCAGCCGGTTTTACCGAGATCGTGATCAATCACGCCTGGCTCGGCCAGCAGATCGAAGATTATCTGGGCGACGGCTCGCAGTATGGCGTGAGTATTCAGTATTCGCCGGAAGGTGAGCCGCTCGAAACCGGCGGCGGAATCTTGCGCGCATTGCCGTTGTTGGGGAGCGAAGCCTTTTTAGTCGTAAATGGTGACATCTGGACCGATTACGACTTCAGCGTGTTGCATCGGCCTATTGCCGGGCTGGCTCATCTGGTGCTTGCAGACAACCCTGCCCATCACCCGGTCGGGGACTTCAATTTGATCGACGGACAGGTGCGTGACGGTCAGCCAGGCTCTGCCACCCTGACCTACAGCGGCATCGCGGTGTTGCACCCGCTGCTGTTCGCCGGTTGCGTGGCAGGGGCCTTCAAGCTTGCGCCGCTGTTGCGCACCGCCATGGCAGACGGACAAGTGACTGGCGAGCACCTGAACGGGGTCTGGGTGGATGTCGGCACCCACGAGCGTCTGGCCGAAGTGGACACTCTGATAGAAGCGAGACGCTGA
- a CDS encoding LPS-assembly protein LptD, producing MALKSPAFRKKFPLLVTGSLLALQPFATSFVVAAEQYDCSVSASGAWNCAPKSQAAALPPRPVHEGSSVSAGGETPADDSVSQDTGAKPVLVTEAKGRGLKSRSEDYSHLDWVPREKLTAAQLAETGPYCAGAYVEPIRPGMTDKTDKSDAPTFLGAKASRYKQEEQVATLAGDVVMRQGSMQVEADEANLYQAESRGELSGNVRVRDNGALIVGDHADVQLDTGEAKVDNAEYVMHKSRIRGSALYARRAENAIIRLKDGTYTTCEPDSNAWQLKGNNITLNPATGFGTATNVTLRVKDIPVLYTPYIYFPIDDRRQSGFLPPTIGTGTDTGFLLVTPYYFNLAPNYDATLYPRYMSERGLLMEGEFRYLTKSSEGQFGAAYLNDENDDRKLQTDYEETRYMYNWQHKGGLDSRVFSQVDYTKISDPYYFQDLQTDQIGVKSSDYVNQQGSVSYRGDSYTARVNAQAYQLATVSNITPYDRLPQITFDGALPYHPGGLDFSYNTELVRFDRDLKTGSFSDENGNLSPRLDTNVQGLARATGDRLNLAPAVSLPLDWTYGFVKPTLKYQYTQYQLDLDGTGKSQIAAQTAEQNRLNGTFDSNQNRGVPIASIDSGLYFDRNTQWFGKNYRQTLEPRLFYLYVPETDQEDIPVFDTSEYTFNYASLFRDNRFSGTDRVGDENKLSLGITNRWIEENGFERQRISVGQAVYFQDRKVQLPGIDARTRKDSQSDVSPYALEYEYRWNRDWRTTADYNWDPDSRSPRSGSAMFHYQPEDNPNKIINAGYRYRNDQVRYDQNTGQWSVGGGDYGTPGQPGYVKDYYKIQQHDFSVMWPIVPQWNLISRWQYDYNQNRTLEAFGGFEYDNCCWKLRLINRYWVDYDETSQDAPENEKGDHGVFLQIVLKGLGGLTGSKVESFLDKGIQGYREREDQAF from the coding sequence ATGGCATTGAAATCCCCCGCGTTTCGTAAAAAATTTCCGTTGTTGGTGACCGGCAGTCTGCTGGCCCTGCAACCATTCGCCACTTCGTTCGTGGTTGCCGCGGAACAGTATGACTGCTCAGTCTCTGCTTCGGGGGCCTGGAACTGTGCGCCTAAATCTCAAGCAGCTGCCTTGCCACCGCGCCCCGTCCATGAGGGCAGCTCTGTCAGCGCGGGCGGTGAGACGCCGGCTGACGATAGTGTCAGTCAAGACACCGGTGCCAAGCCAGTACTCGTGACCGAAGCCAAGGGCCGCGGCCTGAAGTCCCGTAGCGAAGACTACAGCCACCTCGACTGGGTTCCGCGCGAGAAACTCACGGCGGCGCAATTGGCTGAAACCGGTCCTTACTGCGCCGGTGCCTATGTAGAACCGATTCGTCCTGGCATGACTGACAAGACGGATAAAAGCGACGCTCCAACCTTCCTCGGCGCCAAAGCCTCTCGCTATAAGCAGGAGGAGCAAGTCGCTACCCTGGCCGGCGACGTGGTCATGCGACAGGGCAGCATGCAGGTCGAAGCCGACGAAGCGAATCTCTACCAGGCCGAGAGCCGTGGCGAACTGAGCGGCAACGTGCGCGTTCGCGACAACGGCGCACTGATCGTCGGCGACCACGCCGATGTACAGCTCGATACCGGTGAAGCCAAGGTCGACAATGCCGAATACGTGATGCACAAATCCCGCATTCGCGGCAGCGCGCTGTACGCCAGGCGCGCCGAGAACGCGATCATCCGCCTCAAGGATGGTACGTACACCACCTGCGAACCGGACAGCAACGCCTGGCAGCTCAAGGGCAACAACATCACCCTGAACCCGGCCACCGGCTTCGGCACCGCGACCAACGTGACACTGCGGGTCAAGGACATTCCGGTCCTGTACACGCCGTACATCTATTTCCCCATCGATGACCGTCGCCAGTCGGGCTTCCTGCCGCCGACCATCGGTACCGGCACCGATACCGGCTTCTTGCTGGTCACCCCGTATTACTTCAACCTGGCACCGAATTACGATGCCACGTTGTACCCGCGCTACATGAGCGAGCGCGGCTTGTTGATGGAAGGTGAGTTCCGTTACCTGACCAAGTCCAGCGAAGGTCAGTTCGGCGCCGCGTACCTCAACGACGAGAACGATGATCGCAAGCTGCAGACCGACTACGAAGAAACCCGCTACATGTACAACTGGCAACACAAGGGCGGTCTCGACTCGCGCGTCTTCTCCCAGGTCGACTACACCAAGATCAGCGATCCGTATTACTTCCAGGATCTGCAGACTGACCAGATCGGCGTGAAAAGCTCTGATTACGTGAACCAACAAGGTTCCGTCAGCTATCGCGGCGACAGTTACACCGCGCGCGTCAACGCCCAGGCTTATCAGCTGGCGACCGTATCGAACATCACGCCGTATGATCGCTTACCGCAGATCACCTTTGATGGGGCACTGCCCTACCATCCGGGTGGTCTGGATTTCTCGTATAACACCGAGCTCGTCAGATTTGACCGGGATCTGAAAACCGGCAGCTTCTCGGACGAAAACGGCAATTTAAGCCCGCGCCTGGACACTAACGTCCAAGGCCTGGCACGCGCCACCGGCGACCGCCTCAACCTGGCGCCAGCCGTGAGCCTGCCGCTGGACTGGACTTACGGTTTCGTGAAACCAACGCTCAAGTACCAGTACACGCAATACCAGCTGGACCTGGACGGTACGGGTAAATCCCAGATTGCCGCCCAGACCGCGGAACAGAACAGACTCAACGGTACGTTCGACAGCAATCAGAACCGTGGCGTGCCAATCGCCAGCATCGACAGCGGCCTGTACTTCGACCGCAACACCCAATGGTTCGGCAAAAACTACCGCCAGACCCTTGAGCCGCGCCTGTTTTACCTCTACGTTCCGGAAACGGATCAGGAAGACATTCCAGTCTTCGACACCAGCGAGTACACCTTCAACTACGCGTCGCTGTTCCGCGACAACCGCTTCTCCGGCACCGACCGCGTCGGCGACGAGAACAAACTGTCGCTGGGCATCACTAACCGCTGGATCGAAGAAAACGGCTTCGAGCGTCAACGCATCAGCGTCGGCCAGGCCGTCTACTTCCAGGATCGCAAGGTTCAGTTGCCAGGCATCGATGCCAGGACCCGCAAGGATTCACAGTCGGACGTTTCGCCGTACGCGCTGGAATACGAATACCGTTGGAACCGTGATTGGCGGACCACTGCCGATTACAACTGGGACCCGGACAGCCGCAGCCCTCGCTCGGGCAGCGCAATGTTCCACTACCAGCCAGAAGACAACCCGAACAAGATCATCAACGCCGGCTATCGCTATCGCAATGACCAGGTCCGCTACGACCAGAACACCGGTCAATGGTCGGTGGGCGGTGGTGACTACGGCACGCCGGGTCAACCTGGCTACGTGAAGGACTACTACAAGATCCAGCAACACGACTTCTCGGTCATGTGGCCGATCGTGCCGCAATGGAACCTGATCAGCCGCTGGCAGTATGACTACAACCAAAACCGTACCCTGGAAGCCTTTGGTGGCTTCGAGTATGACAACTGCTGCTGGAAACTGCGCCTGATCAACCGTTACTGGGTCGACTATGACGAAACCAGTCAAGACGCGCCGGAAAACGAAAAAGGCGACCATGGCGTCTTCCTCCAAATCGTTCTGAAAGGTCTCGGCGGCCTCACCGGCTCCAAAGTAGAGAGCTTCCTCGACAAAGGCATCCAAGGTTATCGTGAACGTGAAGACCAAGCTTTCTGA
- a CDS encoding PAS domain-containing sensor histidine kinase, whose protein sequence is MMRFRYLWVIGCLWFPLMSWAASAPPAHVTPLSADQQQWLAQHRELRVGLVLQVPYAQYDRRLQRLSGVNVELMQRLAKSLKVELSWRHFPDLAQLEAAAREGAIDIAPGLSQTPAGLRLWQFSDPYMRVPQLVVSDQKSTGTVELEKLDSQTRVAVRMPSATADYLRGNYPHLNLQGVPIERQALQLLTSQQASYAVVDEAQLGRLSVEPEFAALVVVGDIGLPQLLRVATRRDWPELAGIVESALRSIPAKDLEQLHSQWLQPKYPRLTESPGFWQNLSLLLAVLMLSSMAIVFWQRRQQHSLEQRLLAAREDIALRAASEEALRLTQFSIDQSTVGILWVNWDSHVRYANRAAETMLGYPAGGIIDRPLIDFEPSLHMDRWLNLWKRARASEEGPQSFETNCVRADGSVLPADVSLSFLRFRDGEYLVVYLNDVTERRRALAALQESEARLQGIAANVPGLVFRLERAPVTGQIDFAYISEGSESLVGYSPATLAHRDKGLRSLVHPDDKASYHLTQDRALDTDSDWSWQGRILTRSGEQRWAEIKAITRRLEDGAYVWDGIVWDISESKRIELELASSRGQLRELSAHLESVREEEKARIAREVHDELGQMLTVLKLETSMCELAYAQLDPGLHERLNSMKRLIAQLFQLVRDVATALRPPILDAGIASAIEWQARRFEARTQIPCLVQVPDNLPVLSDAKAIGLFRILQEALTNVMRHAQAHTVELTLALEGDELCLTVSDDGVGFVPSTGRATSFGVVGMRERVLIMGGELLLESEPGEGTTLSVRVPVGEA, encoded by the coding sequence ATGATGCGTTTTCGCTACCTTTGGGTTATCGGCTGTTTGTGGTTCCCCTTGATGAGTTGGGCGGCGTCCGCACCTCCAGCGCATGTCACACCATTGTCCGCGGACCAGCAGCAATGGCTGGCCCAGCATCGCGAGTTGCGGGTCGGACTGGTGCTGCAGGTGCCTTATGCCCAATACGATCGCCGCTTGCAGCGTTTGTCGGGCGTTAACGTCGAGCTGATGCAACGGCTGGCCAAGTCCCTCAAGGTCGAGCTGAGCTGGCGTCACTTTCCCGACCTTGCGCAGCTGGAAGCCGCTGCGCGTGAAGGTGCGATCGATATCGCTCCCGGGCTGAGCCAGACGCCCGCCGGTCTGCGTCTGTGGCAGTTTTCCGATCCGTACATGCGGGTCCCGCAACTGGTGGTCAGTGACCAGAAAAGCACCGGCACGGTGGAGCTGGAAAAACTCGACAGCCAGACCCGCGTCGCCGTGCGCATGCCCAGCGCCACGGCCGATTACCTGCGCGGCAATTACCCGCATTTGAACCTCCAGGGCGTACCGATCGAGCGCCAGGCACTGCAACTGTTGACGAGTCAGCAAGCCAGTTACGCAGTGGTCGATGAAGCCCAGCTGGGACGCCTGTCCGTCGAGCCGGAGTTCGCCGCACTGGTCGTGGTCGGTGACATTGGCCTGCCGCAACTGCTGCGGGTGGCCACGCGCCGGGACTGGCCGGAGCTGGCGGGTATCGTCGAAAGCGCATTGCGGTCGATCCCGGCCAAGGACCTGGAGCAGTTGCACAGTCAATGGCTGCAACCCAAGTACCCGCGGCTGACCGAATCACCGGGTTTCTGGCAAAACCTTTCCCTGTTGTTGGCAGTGTTGATGCTGAGCAGCATGGCTATCGTCTTTTGGCAGCGTCGGCAGCAGCACAGCCTGGAGCAAAGGTTATTGGCCGCGCGGGAAGACATTGCCCTGCGCGCCGCCAGCGAAGAAGCCTTGCGCCTGACTCAGTTTTCCATCGACCAGAGCACCGTCGGCATTCTCTGGGTCAACTGGGACAGCCATGTGCGTTACGCCAACCGCGCGGCAGAAACCATGTTGGGCTATCCGGCGGGCGGGATCATCGACAGACCGTTGATCGACTTTGAGCCGAGTCTGCACATGGACCGTTGGCTGAACCTGTGGAAACGCGCCAGGGCCAGCGAGGAAGGCCCGCAAAGTTTCGAAACCAATTGTGTGCGCGCCGATGGCAGCGTTCTGCCAGCGGATGTTTCATTGAGTTTCCTGCGTTTCCGCGACGGCGAATACCTGGTGGTTTACCTCAACGATGTCACCGAACGCCGCCGTGCCCTGGCTGCGCTGCAAGAAAGCGAAGCGCGACTGCAAGGGATCGCCGCCAATGTTCCGGGACTGGTCTTCCGCCTGGAGCGTGCGCCGGTCACCGGGCAGATCGACTTTGCCTACATCAGTGAAGGCAGCGAGAGCCTGGTGGGTTACTCGCCTGCCACCCTGGCTCATCGTGACAAAGGCCTGCGCAGTCTGGTGCATCCTGACGACAAGGCCAGCTATCACCTGACTCAGGACCGTGCGCTGGACACCGACAGCGACTGGTCGTGGCAGGGGCGGATTCTCACCCGTTCAGGCGAGCAGCGCTGGGCCGAGATCAAGGCCATTACCCGCCGGCTCGAAGACGGTGCCTACGTCTGGGACGGCATTGTCTGGGACATCAGCGAGAGCAAACGTATCGAGCTGGAACTGGCCAGCTCCCGGGGGCAATTGCGCGAGTTGTCCGCCCACCTGGAGAGTGTGCGGGAGGAGGAAAAAGCCCGCATCGCCCGGGAAGTTCATGACGAACTGGGTCAGATGTTGACCGTATTGAAGCTGGAAACCTCCATGTGCGAATTGGCCTACGCCCAGCTCGATCCCGGTCTGCACGAACGCTTGAACAGCATGAAGCGCTTGATCGCTCAGCTGTTCCAGCTGGTGCGTGATGTGGCGACGGCGCTGCGCCCACCGATTCTCGATGCCGGGATTGCCTCGGCCATCGAATGGCAGGCCCGCCGCTTCGAGGCACGTACACAGATTCCGTGTCTGGTGCAGGTGCCGGACAATCTGCCAGTGCTCAGTGATGCCAAGGCGATTGGTTTGTTCCGGATCCTTCAGGAGGCACTGACCAATGTCATGCGCCATGCCCAGGCGCATACTGTTGAATTGACATTGGCGCTGGAGGGCGACGAGTTGTGCCTGACGGTCAGTGACGATGGCGTAGGATTTGTCCCATCCACCGGCAGGGCGACATCCTTTGGTGTGGTGGGCATGCGCGAGCGGGTGTTGATCATGGGCGGTGAGTTGTTGCTTGAGAGTGAACCGGGGGAAGGCACGACCTTGAGTGTGCGTGTGCCGGTGGGTGAAGCCTGA
- the surA gene encoding peptidylprolyl isomerase SurA, which yields MKTKLSDCLRPLMLGALFLGTAANASVQSIDKVVAIVDNDVVMQSQLDQRVHEVQQTIAKRGAAVPPANVLDQQVLERLIVENLQLQIGERSGIRITDEELNQAVGTIAQRNNMSVDQFRAALTRDGLSYDEARDQIRREMIISRVRQRRVAERIQVSEQEVKNFLASDLGKMQLSEEFRLANILIPTPESANSDAIQNAAKQADAVYQQLKQGADFGQLAIAKSASETALEGGDMGWRKAAQLPPPFDRLLGTMAVGDITQPMRTPGGFIILKILDKRGGETQVRDEVHVRHILVKPSPIRDEEKTRALAQSLYTRIEAGEDFGELAKNFSEDPGSALNGGDLNWIDPNALVPEFREVMARTPQGQLSKPFQTQYGWHVLEVLGRRATDSTNQAREQQAMSVLRNRKYDEELQTWLRQIRDEAYVEIKLPGADQATQ from the coding sequence GTGAAGACCAAGCTTTCTGATTGTCTGCGCCCGCTAATGCTGGGCGCGTTGTTCCTGGGTACTGCGGCCAACGCCTCGGTACAGTCCATCGATAAAGTGGTGGCCATCGTCGACAACGACGTGGTCATGCAGAGCCAGCTGGACCAACGGGTCCATGAAGTTCAGCAAACCATAGCCAAACGCGGTGCCGCGGTACCGCCGGCCAACGTGCTGGATCAGCAGGTACTCGAGCGCCTGATCGTCGAGAACCTGCAACTGCAGATCGGCGAACGTTCCGGCATCCGTATTACCGATGAAGAACTGAACCAGGCTGTGGGCACCATTGCCCAGCGCAATAACATGTCTGTGGATCAGTTCCGTGCCGCCCTGACACGCGACGGCCTGTCCTACGACGAAGCCCGTGACCAGATCCGCCGCGAAATGATCATCAGCCGTGTGCGTCAGCGTCGTGTGGCGGAACGCATCCAGGTGTCCGAACAGGAGGTGAAGAACTTCCTCGCTTCCGATCTCGGCAAGATGCAGTTGTCCGAAGAGTTCCGCTTGGCCAACATCCTGATTCCAACGCCGGAAAGCGCCAACTCCGACGCGATTCAGAATGCCGCCAAACAGGCCGATGCGGTCTACCAGCAGCTCAAGCAAGGCGCTGACTTCGGTCAACTGGCAATCGCCAAATCCGCCAGCGAAACCGCACTCGAAGGCGGGGACATGGGCTGGCGCAAAGCCGCTCAACTGCCGCCTCCGTTCGATCGCCTGCTCGGCACCATGGCGGTCGGGGACATTACTCAACCGATGCGTACGCCGGGCGGCTTCATCATCCTGAAGATCCTCGACAAGCGTGGCGGCGAGACCCAGGTGCGTGACGAAGTGCATGTGCGTCATATCCTGGTCAAACCTAGCCCGATCCGCGACGAAGAAAAAACCAGGGCCCTGGCTCAGTCGCTCTACACCCGGATCGAAGCGGGCGAAGATTTCGGCGAACTGGCGAAAAACTTCTCGGAAGACCCGGGTTCCGCCCTCAACGGCGGCGACCTGAACTGGATCGACCCGAACGCACTGGTTCCCGAGTTCCGCGAAGTGATGGCCAGGACCCCGCAAGGTCAGCTGTCCAAGCCGTTCCAGACCCAGTATGGCTGGCACGTCCTGGAAGTCCTTGGCCGCCGCGCCACCGACAGCACCAATCAGGCCCGCGAACAGCAAGCGATGAGCGTATTGCGTAACCGCAAATATGACGAAGAGCTGCAAACCTGGCTGCGTCAGATCCGTGACGAAGCGTACGTAGAGATCAAGCTCCCTGGTGCAGACCAGGCAACACAGTGA
- a CDS encoding aminoglycoside phosphotransferase family protein: protein MPDQDVRLQHLTVWLDEQLPILFAEQGWGPVPPATLTAASSDASFRRYFRWEGEGRSFVVMDAPPPRENCKPFVDIAFLLAKSGINVPKIYAEDLERGFLLLNDLGNKTYLDVIDSENADDLFQDAVQALLAFQQLPMVAPLPSYDVALLRRELELFPEWYVKCELGIEFDPAQQMLWQQVSELLIESALAQPKVLVHRDYMPRNLMLSEPNPGVLDFQDAVYGPVTYDVTCLFKDAFLSWPEERVRTWLEEYWQQAGALGIPVQPDFEDFLRASDLMGVQRHLKVIGIFARICHRDGKPRYLEDVPRFFAYIEAVVARRPELAELGVLLASLRAGANA, encoded by the coding sequence ATGCCTGACCAAGATGTACGTTTGCAACACCTGACAGTTTGGCTCGATGAGCAACTGCCGATCCTCTTTGCAGAACAAGGCTGGGGACCCGTACCCCCGGCCACGTTGACCGCAGCCAGTAGCGACGCGAGTTTCCGGCGCTACTTTCGCTGGGAAGGCGAGGGCAGGAGCTTTGTTGTGATGGACGCTCCACCGCCCCGGGAAAACTGCAAACCCTTCGTGGATATTGCTTTCCTGTTGGCCAAATCCGGAATAAATGTGCCGAAAATCTATGCCGAAGACCTCGAGCGTGGATTTCTGTTGCTCAATGACTTGGGCAACAAGACTTACCTGGACGTGATTGACAGCGAAAATGCCGACGATTTGTTCCAGGACGCCGTGCAAGCGCTGCTGGCTTTTCAGCAGTTGCCGATGGTCGCACCGCTGCCGAGTTATGACGTGGCCTTGTTGCGACGCGAGCTGGAATTGTTTCCAGAATGGTACGTGAAGTGCGAGTTGGGCATTGAGTTCGACCCCGCTCAACAGATGCTCTGGCAGCAAGTCAGCGAGTTGCTGATCGAAAGCGCGCTGGCCCAGCCCAAGGTGCTGGTGCACCGCGATTACATGCCGCGCAACCTGATGCTCAGCGAGCCGAATCCGGGTGTGCTGGATTTCCAGGACGCGGTCTATGGCCCGGTGACCTACGACGTGACCTGTTTGTTCAAGGATGCATTCCTCAGTTGGCCCGAGGAGCGTGTACGCACTTGGCTGGAAGAATACTGGCAACAGGCGGGCGCGCTGGGGATCCCGGTTCAGCCGGACTTCGAGGATTTCCTGCGCGCCAGTGACCTGATGGGCGTGCAGCGTCACTTGAAAGTGATCGGCATCTTCGCCCGGATCTGCCATCGCGACGGCAAGCCGCGTTATCTGGAAGATGTGCCGCGCTTCTTTGCTTATATAGAGGCTGTGGTCGCGCGCCGTCCCGAACTGGCTGAGCTGGGTGTATTGCTGGCCAGTCTGCGCGCTGGAGCGAATGCATGA
- a CDS encoding alpha/beta hydrolase family protein, with translation MLPVYRLALSALCLSLILPCAFSVEAADSASSAGKTAEEKPPERAPLLERTQEDATALVRQVPIQEQQQLQAGTDTFLALWKPANTASPKGAVIIVPGAGENVDWPQAIAPLRRTLPDVEWSSLSITLPDPQSDAIAPRIAEMPPTLKAPETGSKDATTSAPIEQAVSGEAEIADKAVVETREEQIGADAERIFARIDAAIAYAEQQSARSIVVLGHGTGAYWAARYLSERQPPQVEKLVMVAARTPVSAKPGLAELAPTLKLPTADIFYRDKPVDRNAALERLQASKRLKASGFSQVSLKSLPGNSKAEQEQLVRRVRGWLSAEPKEVR, from the coding sequence ATGCTCCCTGTCTACCGTCTGGCACTGTCGGCATTGTGCCTGTCGCTTATCCTGCCTTGCGCCTTTTCCGTCGAGGCGGCCGACTCGGCTTCCAGCGCAGGGAAAACCGCGGAAGAAAAACCGCCTGAGCGCGCGCCGTTGCTTGAGCGTACCCAGGAAGATGCCACCGCCCTCGTACGACAGGTCCCGATCCAGGAGCAGCAACAACTGCAAGCCGGGACCGATACCTTTCTGGCCCTGTGGAAACCGGCCAATACCGCCAGCCCAAAAGGCGCGGTGATTATCGTCCCGGGCGCTGGCGAAAACGTTGACTGGCCGCAAGCAATCGCTCCATTGCGGCGCACATTGCCGGATGTCGAGTGGAGCAGCCTGAGTATCACCTTGCCGGACCCGCAAAGCGATGCCATTGCGCCACGCATTGCTGAAATGCCGCCAACGCTCAAAGCGCCCGAGACCGGCAGCAAGGATGCCACCACCTCCGCGCCCATCGAGCAGGCCGTCAGCGGCGAAGCGGAGATCGCGGACAAGGCGGTCGTCGAGACCCGCGAGGAACAGATCGGGGCCGACGCCGAACGAATTTTCGCCCGCATCGACGCGGCCATTGCCTACGCCGAACAGCAAAGCGCCCGCAGCATTGTCGTATTGGGTCATGGCACGGGTGCTTACTGGGCCGCGCGTTACCTGAGTGAAAGACAGCCCCCACAGGTTGAAAAACTGGTGATGGTCGCCGCCCGCACGCCGGTTAGCGCGAAACCCGGACTGGCTGAACTTGCACCGACATTGAAGCTGCCTACAGCAGACATTTTCTATCGGGACAAGCCGGTGGATCGCAACGCGGCGCTGGAACGATTGCAGGCGAGTAAACGCTTGAAGGCTTCTGGTTTCAGCCAGGTATCGCTCAAGTCGCTGCCGGGTAACAGCAAGGCCGAGCAGGAGCAGCTGGTTCGTCGGGTTCGGGGGTGGTTGAGTGCTGAGCCTAAGGAAGTCCGATAG
- a CDS encoding TerB family tellurite resistance protein: MLWPGTLIGAGVGYAIANIPGAMLGALLGQALDRRLQLHSWADVREKLGGRPVLRNDELLFVLLGRLAKCDGQVVNGHIQQARQEMRSLDLSESAQRRAIAAFNRGKSGHDSLRGYMRRLSAQPHAAEGVLRACWRMIWADGRAGVAELELVAQWGKWLGWTQQQVQSLATDYEPQKRPLVSSAVTYQEALRLLGVSATSEPAQIKRAYRRLLSRHHPDKIAGSGATATQVREATDKTRELHNAYTLIRERRDFR; this comes from the coding sequence ATGCTGTGGCCAGGGACTCTGATTGGAGCCGGAGTGGGCTATGCCATTGCCAACATTCCGGGGGCCATGCTCGGCGCCTTGTTGGGGCAGGCGCTGGATCGGCGCCTGCAACTGCACAGCTGGGCAGACGTGCGAGAAAAACTCGGTGGTCGTCCGGTGCTACGCAACGATGAACTGTTGTTCGTGTTACTGGGACGGCTGGCCAAGTGCGATGGACAAGTAGTCAATGGTCATATCCAGCAGGCGCGCCAGGAGATGCGCTCGCTGGACTTGAGTGAATCGGCCCAGCGCCGTGCAATAGCAGCGTTCAATCGCGGCAAGTCGGGGCATGACTCGTTGCGCGGTTATATGCGTCGCTTGAGTGCCCAGCCCCATGCAGCCGAAGGCGTCTTGCGCGCCTGTTGGCGGATGATCTGGGCCGATGGCCGCGCCGGTGTCGCTGAGCTTGAGCTTGTAGCACAGTGGGGTAAATGGCTGGGCTGGACGCAACAACAGGTGCAGTCGCTGGCCACCGACTATGAGCCGCAGAAACGTCCGTTGGTCAGCAGTGCCGTGACTTACCAGGAGGCTTTGCGACTATTGGGCGTATCCGCCACCAGCGAGCCGGCGCAGATCAAGCGCGCTTATCGACGCCTGCTCAGCCGTCATCACCCGGACAAGATCGCCGGCAGTGGGGCGACGGCGACGCAGGTGCGTGAGGCTACGGACAAGACTCGTGAGTTGCATAACGCCTATACCTTGATTCGTGAGCGGCGGGATTTTCGGTAG